The Pontibacter pudoricolor genome contains a region encoding:
- a CDS encoding efflux RND transporter permease subunit has protein sequence MKLSKEERIRIIEKAAKQVGPSVFWSTIIVIMSFLPVFLLTGQEGKLFGPLAWTKTFILIVDAIVAITLTPVLISFFLKGKLKGENANPLNRVLERIYGPVLRWCLNWRKTTIGVNIIALLVAIPMLFSLGTEFMPPLDEGSILFMPVTLPDISNAEAKRILQVQDKIIKSVPEVESVLGKAGRASTATDNSPISMIETIIMLKPQSEWRDGMTKQDIIRELDTKLQIPGVVNGWTQPIINRINMLATGIRTDVGVKVYGQNLDSIASVSERVRTALRDVPGVNDLYVEPITGGKYLEIDINREALGRYGLTVDDVNMIVESALGGTSIGNTIEGRQRFSINVRLAQEYRNSVERIQRIPIQTTTAGTIPLSSVATIRFTDGPPMINSENAQLRGAVLFNVRDRDLGSTVKEAMEKISNEVTGIPSGYYLEWSGQWENQVRATKTLQLIIPLVVLIIFFILYFSFNSIKEAFFSLITIPFALIGGVFIVYFYGVNLSVAVAVGFIALFGMAIETGMLMVVYLNEAMGELVELKGNSRETITKQDIRDFVFKGAVKRLRPKIMTVSVSLFGLIPILWATGIGTDVMKPIVLPLIGGVFTSSIHILLVTPVVFEMMKEYELRKHGKLDIYDVKH, from the coding sequence ATGAAATTATCTAAAGAAGAAAGAATCCGGATCATAGAGAAGGCTGCCAAACAGGTGGGGCCGAGTGTATTCTGGAGCACCATAATTGTTATCATGTCGTTCCTGCCGGTGTTTTTGCTTACCGGCCAGGAAGGCAAACTGTTCGGACCGCTGGCCTGGACAAAAACCTTTATACTTATAGTTGATGCCATTGTAGCTATTACGCTTACCCCCGTGCTCATCTCTTTTTTCCTGAAAGGGAAGCTTAAAGGCGAAAATGCCAACCCGCTGAACCGCGTGTTGGAACGTATATATGGCCCGGTGCTGCGGTGGTGCCTTAACTGGCGCAAGACAACTATAGGCGTTAACATTATTGCCCTGCTGGTTGCCATACCTATGCTATTCAGTTTAGGTACAGAATTTATGCCGCCGCTGGATGAAGGTTCCATCCTGTTCATGCCGGTAACGCTACCGGATATCTCAAACGCCGAAGCCAAGCGCATCCTGCAGGTGCAGGACAAGATCATCAAATCAGTGCCTGAAGTGGAAAGCGTGTTGGGCAAAGCCGGCCGTGCGAGCACAGCCACCGACAACTCCCCTATCAGCATGATCGAAACCATTATCATGCTGAAACCCCAGTCGGAATGGCGCGATGGCATGACCAAGCAGGACATCATTCGCGAACTCGATACAAAACTGCAGATCCCTGGCGTGGTAAACGGCTGGACCCAACCTATCATCAACCGCATTAACATGCTGGCAACCGGCATCCGTACTGATGTGGGCGTAAAAGTATATGGGCAGAACCTGGATTCTATTGCTTCTGTATCGGAGCGGGTAAGAACGGCATTGCGCGACGTACCGGGTGTGAATGACCTGTACGTAGAGCCTATTACGGGTGGTAAATACTTGGAAATCGATATTAACCGCGAAGCGCTTGGCCGCTATGGGTTAACGGTAGATGACGTGAACATGATCGTCGAATCTGCCCTGGGTGGTACTTCCATCGGAAATACCATCGAAGGTCGTCAGCGCTTTTCCATAAACGTACGCCTGGCGCAGGAATACCGCAACAGCGTAGAGCGCATACAGCGCATCCCGATACAAACGACTACAGCCGGAACTATACCGTTATCCTCCGTAGCAACAATCCGCTTTACCGACGGTCCGCCCATGATCAATTCTGAAAATGCACAGTTGCGTGGAGCCGTGCTCTTTAACGTGCGCGACCGCGACCTGGGCAGTACCGTGAAAGAAGCGATGGAAAAGATCAGCAATGAAGTAACGGGTATACCAAGCGGCTATTACCTGGAATGGAGCGGACAATGGGAAAACCAGGTACGTGCTACTAAAACGCTTCAACTCATCATTCCGCTGGTGGTGCTCATCATCTTTTTTATCCTGTACTTCTCTTTCAACTCAATTAAAGAAGCCTTCTTTAGCCTGATAACTATACCTTTTGCGCTAATTGGGGGTGTGTTTATCGTCTACTTCTATGGCGTGAACTTATCGGTGGCAGTAGCGGTGGGCTTTATTGCACTGTTTGGGATGGCCATAGAAACGGGTATGCTTATGGTTGTGTACCTGAACGAAGCCATGGGTGAACTGGTGGAACTGAAAGGCAACTCCCGCGAAACGATTACCAAACAGGACATCCGCGACTTTGTATTTAAAGGTGCTGTAAAACGCCTTCGCCCGAAGATCATGACCGTGTCAGTATCCTTGTTTGGTCTTATTCCGATACTCTGGGCGACTGGCATTGGAACCGATGTGATGAAACCTATTGTGCTCCCGCTGATCGGGGGTGTGTTTACTTCTTCCATTCACATTTTGCTGGTAACACCGGTTGTGTTTGAGATGATGAAAGAATACGAATTAAGAAAACACGGCAAACTGGATATCTACGATGTTAAGCATTAA
- a CDS encoding TolC family protein, which produces MARASSRVTNYSWASGPVESVKLHSSRNYNPVRGGLTAAIVVLFLLAIVPARAQQLPQTITLDSVLQRISKNNPMLQQYDYRARAMDAYAEGAKSWMAPMVGGGVYMTPYPGAEVMNESDKGSLMISAEQTIPNPAKQRAKEKYMQSKAGIERATKEVQYNELRAQAKTAYYNWVVLEKQLDVLEDNERIMEFMMKLARIRYPYSQSKLGSIYKAEARLHEVQNMQNMVAAQIAQQNTQLNNLMNLPQTTTYKIDTTIVVIPPALQQRTVDSTYLAGARSDIRQLDRTIESMRLGVEMEKKERLPEFSLRFDHMKSRDKMMPQQYTAMGMISIPIAPWSSKMYKANTKAMNLEIQAMQRERKAMLNEAEGMAKNMALELRSLHHHTEKYTDKIIPALKKNYDVTMLAYEQNNAQLPEVIDAWEALNMAQMEYLRNLQQLYQMTVNYEKEIER; this is translated from the coding sequence ATGGCGCGAGCGTCCTCGCGCGTGACAAACTATAGTTGGGCCTCTGGCCCGGTCGAGTCGGTAAAGCTGCATTCCAGTCGTAACTATAACCCGGTGAGAGGTGGTTTAACGGCCGCTATAGTTGTGCTTTTTCTGCTGGCTATAGTTCCGGCCCGGGCACAGCAGCTACCTCAAACTATAACCCTGGACAGCGTACTGCAACGCATCAGCAAAAACAACCCGATGCTGCAACAGTACGACTACCGCGCCAGGGCCATGGATGCTTATGCCGAAGGGGCAAAAAGCTGGATGGCCCCTATGGTGGGCGGTGGTGTTTATATGACACCGTACCCGGGTGCCGAGGTGATGAATGAAAGCGACAAGGGCTCTCTTATGATCTCAGCAGAGCAAACAATACCGAACCCTGCAAAGCAGCGCGCTAAAGAAAAGTATATGCAGTCGAAGGCGGGTATTGAGCGGGCTACCAAAGAGGTACAATATAACGAACTGCGTGCGCAAGCCAAAACAGCCTACTATAACTGGGTAGTGCTGGAAAAGCAGCTGGACGTGTTAGAGGATAATGAACGTATCATGGAGTTTATGATGAAGCTGGCACGTATCCGTTACCCATATAGCCAGAGCAAACTGGGTAGTATTTACAAAGCCGAAGCCCGTTTGCACGAAGTACAGAACATGCAGAATATGGTGGCAGCCCAGATCGCACAGCAGAACACGCAGCTAAACAACCTGATGAATCTGCCGCAGACCACTACGTATAAAATTGATACAACTATAGTTGTAATCCCACCAGCACTTCAGCAGAGAACGGTAGATTCCACGTACCTGGCCGGTGCCCGCAGCGATATCCGCCAGCTCGACAGAACAATAGAATCGATGAGGCTGGGTGTTGAGATGGAAAAAAAGGAACGTTTGCCCGAATTTAGCCTGCGTTTTGACCACATGAAATCGCGGGATAAAATGATGCCGCAGCAATACACCGCTATGGGTATGATTTCTATTCCGATTGCGCCGTGGTCTTCTAAAATGTACAAGGCCAACACCAAGGCTATGAACCTGGAGATACAGGCCATGCAACGGGAGCGCAAAGCGATGCTGAACGAAGCGGAAGGCATGGCTAAGAACATGGCCCTGGAGCTACGCAGCCTGCATCATCACACCGAAAAATATACTGACAAGATCATCCCGGCACTGAAAAAGAACTATGATGTAACGATGCTGGCATATGAGCAGAACAATGCGCAGCTGCCCGAAGTGATCGATGCCTGGGAAGCACTGAACATGGCGCAAATGGAGTACCTGCGAAACCTGCAGCAACTCTACCAGATGACGGTGAACTATGAGAAAGAGATTGAGAGATAA
- a CDS encoding efflux RND transporter periplasmic adaptor subunit: MKRYLNILLLVLAIVVAACSGENHNHAEGTEYTCPMHPQIVQNEPGTCPVCGMDLVPKAVHGDGVEITEDLAFLLKPTNTTVVAGITTIKPEQKTAEATVKMDGVITYDPRRVYSVPAKVGGRIEKLFVKYNFQPIRKGQKLMEIYSPDLITAQKELLYLVQSAPEDKQMIQAAKQKLQYLGATNEQINRLIKNGEESYTFAVYSPYEGYVIDLNASAPNATIAPAQAASAGTGMDVMGGGSSPAATPTPTSPAGQTIQLREGMYVTVGQPLVRVVNAEQLWAEFNVPAGDKSSLAKGAPIVISFPQMPGEKLEAKVDFVQPFFNEGENFAKVRVYLPGSHKLAMVGQLVTGEASYKTDAALWVPGEAVLNIGTKHVAFRKVNGVFEPVAVTIGSDSGKEVQIVSGLKETDVIAANAQFLVDSESFIKVNN; this comes from the coding sequence ATGAAACGATACCTGAACATACTTTTGCTGGTGCTGGCTATAGTTGTAGCGGCTTGCTCCGGCGAAAACCACAACCACGCTGAAGGCACAGAATACACCTGCCCGATGCACCCCCAGATCGTGCAGAATGAGCCTGGCACCTGCCCTGTATGTGGCATGGACCTGGTACCCAAAGCGGTACATGGCGATGGCGTAGAGATTACAGAAGACCTGGCCTTTTTGCTGAAACCAACCAACACCACAGTAGTTGCCGGCATCACAACTATAAAACCGGAGCAGAAAACCGCCGAGGCTACTGTGAAAATGGATGGCGTTATTACCTATGATCCGCGCCGTGTATACTCGGTGCCGGCAAAAGTTGGTGGTCGTATTGAGAAGCTGTTTGTAAAGTATAATTTCCAGCCGATACGCAAAGGCCAGAAGTTAATGGAGATCTATAGTCCGGACCTGATTACGGCACAGAAAGAACTGTTATATTTAGTACAGTCGGCCCCTGAGGATAAACAAATGATTCAGGCGGCTAAACAGAAACTACAGTACCTGGGCGCTACTAATGAGCAGATAAACCGGCTTATCAAAAACGGGGAAGAAAGCTATACGTTTGCAGTTTACAGCCCTTACGAAGGCTATGTGATCGATTTAAATGCATCCGCCCCGAACGCAACTATAGCTCCCGCGCAGGCAGCAAGCGCTGGCACCGGAATGGATGTCATGGGTGGTGGATCCAGCCCTGCAGCTACACCAACTCCCACTTCCCCGGCAGGACAAACTATACAACTACGCGAAGGAATGTATGTAACAGTTGGCCAGCCTTTGGTACGTGTGGTAAATGCGGAGCAATTATGGGCAGAGTTTAATGTGCCGGCCGGCGATAAAAGTTCGTTGGCGAAAGGCGCTCCTATCGTAATCTCGTTCCCGCAAATGCCCGGCGAAAAACTGGAGGCTAAAGTAGATTTCGTGCAGCCTTTTTTTAATGAAGGTGAGAATTTTGCAAAGGTGCGTGTTTACCTGCCAGGCAGTCATAAACTGGCTATGGTAGGACAACTGGTAACCGGAGAGGCCAGCTACAAAACCGATGCAGCCCTTTGGGTACCCGGCGAAGCAGTCCTTAACATTGGAACAAAACATGTGGCTTTCAGAAAAGTAAATGGCGTTTTTGAACCGGTAGCGGTAACTATAGGCAGCGATTCCGGCAAAGAAGTACAGATCGTTTCCGGTTTAAAAGAGACAGATGTAATTGCCGCCAACGCACAGTTCCTGGTTGATAGTGAAAGCTTTATCAAAGTCAATAACTGA
- a CDS encoding efflux RND transporter periplasmic adaptor subunit codes for MKRFLNILFLLVAIVVAACSAEEKTHAEGEKATYTCPMHPQIVQDKPGTCPICFMDLVPVSQSGKANGELMLSEGQIALGNIKTMRIKTGSAGSNTILTGRLVLDETQTDVISSRAAGRVEKLYLKENGQTIKKGQPLYELYSEELLTLQREYLLALKQDKELGKENPRFASFLEAAKKKLLLYGLTEGQIRNLARTEQLSPRITFVAPASGVVTEVAAAEGQYVAEGSVLYRLGKLGKIWVEAELYPQEVANVKEGDLINVSVEGFGQEPVAAKVTFISPEFRAGSQVVILRAELPNPDDRYLPGMQANVVINKHNNSTLTLPSDAVIRDEKGAHVWVQSGKDTFKARMVTIGEESADNVAILSGLKENDKVVVSGAYLLYSEFVLKKGADPMAGHQH; via the coding sequence ATGAAACGATTTTTGAACATACTTTTCCTGCTGGTAGCTATAGTTGTAGCGGCCTGCTCCGCGGAAGAAAAAACACATGCAGAAGGCGAAAAGGCAACTTATACCTGCCCCATGCACCCGCAGATCGTGCAGGATAAACCCGGCACCTGCCCTATCTGCTTTATGGATTTGGTCCCTGTATCGCAATCCGGGAAAGCGAACGGGGAGCTGATGCTGAGTGAAGGCCAGATAGCGCTCGGGAACATTAAAACAATGCGTATCAAAACCGGTTCGGCCGGCAGCAACACTATACTTACCGGCAGACTGGTACTCGACGAAACACAGACTGATGTGATAAGCAGCCGCGCCGCCGGACGAGTGGAGAAACTATACCTGAAAGAGAACGGGCAAACTATAAAAAAAGGTCAGCCGCTCTACGAACTATACTCCGAAGAACTCCTGACACTGCAACGCGAGTACCTGCTGGCGCTAAAGCAAGACAAGGAGCTGGGGAAAGAAAATCCAAGGTTTGCCTCGTTCCTGGAGGCTGCAAAAAAGAAGCTATTGCTTTACGGATTGACTGAAGGCCAAATACGCAACCTTGCCAGAACCGAGCAGCTTAGCCCGCGCATTACGTTTGTGGCTCCTGCCAGCGGTGTAGTTACCGAAGTTGCCGCAGCCGAAGGCCAGTATGTAGCCGAAGGCAGCGTACTTTACAGGCTGGGCAAACTGGGCAAGATCTGGGTAGAGGCCGAACTATATCCGCAGGAAGTGGCCAATGTAAAAGAAGGCGACCTGATCAACGTTTCAGTTGAAGGATTCGGGCAGGAACCTGTAGCGGCAAAAGTAACTTTCATAAGTCCGGAATTCAGGGCCGGTAGCCAGGTTGTTATCCTTCGAGCTGAATTGCCTAATCCGGATGACCGGTACCTGCCTGGCATGCAGGCGAACGTCGTCATCAACAAGCACAACAACTCTACCTTAACCCTGCCTTCCGATGCTGTTATCCGTGACGAAAAAGGGGCACATGTGTGGGTGCAATCCGGCAAAGACACTTTTAAAGCACGGATGGTAACTATAGGAGAAGAAAGTGCGGATAACGTGGCCATACTCTCCGGCCTGAAAGAAAACGACAAGGTAGTAGTATCCGGCGCGTACCTGCTTTACAGCGAGTTTGTATTGAAAAAAGGGGCCGACCC